The Nitrosococcus watsonii C-113 genome includes the window TTAATTGGCGCTATCTACTCTGGATAATCCTCTTGGGTATTTTTCTAATGTCCTGGCTTGCCAATGGAGGCCGCCAGGCGGGAGATGAAATTACTTATACGGAATTTAAGCAAGCCTTACGTCAAGGAAAGATTGCAAAAGTTACCCTTGAGGGTCAGCATATTTCAGGTACCTATCATGAAGGCAGTGGAAATATCCAGCCAGAGAGCAAGGAATCTAAGGGATTTTCTACGATGCGTCCCCCCTTTGATGATCCAGAATTGATGAAATTGCTGGAGCAAAAAGGAGTAACCGTGCAAGCGGAGAGCCAGGAACCTTCCTTGTGGATGCAGGCTATCATTGGAATACTGCCTTGGTTCTTGATACTGGGTCTGCTTTTTTATGTCTCCTATAGGATGCAGCAACGCATGATGGGAGGAGGTCGTGGAGGTGGCCCTTTTGGTTTTGGTAAGGCACCGGTAAAGCGCTTTCGCGAGGGGAGTATAGGGGTTACTTTTGAAGACGTTGCCGGGGTGGAAAATGCAAAGCGCGATCTGCGGGAAATTGTCGATTATCTGAAGGAACCAGGACAGTTCAAAGCGGTAGGCGCCAAGATTCCCAAAGGTATTCTTTTGGTAGGCCGCCCTGGGACGGGAAAAACGCTCTTGGCCAGGGCAGTAGCCGGCGAAGCGGGAGTTCCTTTTTATAGTATTAGCGGTTCGGATTTTATAGAGATGTTTGTTGGCGTGGGAGCAGCTCGGGTGCGGGATATGTTTAAGGCTGCTAAGGAAGAAGCGCCTTCGATTTTATTTATTGATGAAATCGATTCCGTGGGACGAGCCCGGGGGACGGGACTTGGAGGTGGCCATGATGAACGGGAGCAGACTTTAAATCAAATCTTGGGCGAAATGGACGGTTTTGCGGCCCATGAGAATGTCGTGGTTTTAGCGGCGACTAACCGTCCTGACGTGCTTGATCCCGCTTTGCTTAGACCGGGAAGGTTTGACCGTAAAGTCGTTCTCGATCTTCCCGATAAAAAAGCCCGTCAACGGGTATTGGAAGTTCATACCAAGAACGTTCCCCTTGCTGCTGACGTGGATTTGGAGCAAGTCGCTAGGCGTACGGTGGGTTTTTCTGGGGCTGATCTTGCCAATTTGGTGAATGAAGCCGCCTTGCTGACTGGACGGGAGCGCAAAAAGCAGGTGGACATGGACATGTTCAACCTTGCCAGGGATAAAATCGTGCTGGGCGCTGAGCGGGAAACGATTTTAGGCGAGGAGGATAAAAAACTCGTGGCTTACCATGAATCGGGTCATGCCTTGATGGCTTGGTTATTACCCGAGGCTGACCCCCTGCATCAAGTCAGTATTATTCCTCGTGGTATGGCTTTAGGCGTGACGGAACAAACCCCAGAAGAAGAACGGCATAGTTTGTCGCGGGCTTATTTGCTTGCTCGGCTGGGGGTGATGCTCGGGGGGCGTGTCTCGGAGAAAATCATTTTTGGTGATGTGACCTCGGGGGCTGAATCCGATCTTAAACAGGCGACTCAATTGGCTCGCCGTATGGTTTGCCAATGGGGAATGAGCGATAAAATTGGGCCGGCTTTTTTCCCACGGGGTGAAGAGCATGTTTTTCTGGGCCGGGAATTAGCCCAACAGCGGGATTTTAGTGAGCAGACGGCTCAAGTTATTGATGATGAAATCCGGCGTATCCTGAGTGAAGTGGAAAAGAAGGCTGAGAATTTGCTTCAGAAACACCGGGCTAAGCTTGAGGCGCTAGCGGAAGCTCTTATCGAGGCCGAGACTCTTAGCTTGGAGGAAGTGCAAAGAATCTTCAAGAATGTTAAAGAACTCCCGCGGGAACGTCGTAATGAAACGGCTGCTACAGGTTCTGGGTGAAAATATTAAAACCGTTATTAATCGGACTCTCTAGCTAAAAAAGCATTAGAATTTTTGGTTGAAAAATTGACTACTTTATTTAAATCTTCCTTTCCATCTATTTCGCTAATGAGATTAAGGCGGTTGTAAAGTGTCTTTAAACTGATACCCAGACATTGCGCCGTTTGCTTTTTATCTCCTTTAAAGTGATCGAGCGTGGCGGGTATCAGATTTTTTTCTATATCTTCAATAGATAAACCCACAAGGGAATAGACTAGCTTGTCCTGATAGGAGGGGGTACTCTGCCACTGCCCCCTATGGAATTTCCTCTCATCTATCTCATCATTTGCCAGGATGAAAGCATGATGAATGGCATGGCGTAATTCCCGTACGTTTCCGGGCCAACTATTGTTAGAGATAAATTGCAAGGCATCGTTTGTGAATCGCTTGTTCTCTTCATAAGTTTCATTAAAGCTCTCTAGGAAATAGTGGGCCAGTAATATAGCATCTTCGTCCCGATCCCGAAGCGGAGCAAGATAGAGAGGGAATTCCGCTAATCGGAAAAACAGATCAGGGCGTAGTTTACCCCGCTCAACGGCTTGCCAAGGATCAATATTGGTTGTGGCAATCACTCGCGGATTTGTTTTTATTTCTTGATGACCCCCAACCCGCCTAAAGGTACCGGTTTCCAAGGCGCGCAGTAGATAGACCTGAAAACTTAATGGCATTTCAGTAATTTCATCCAGCAGAAGCGTTCCACCGTCCGCCTGTTCAAAATAACCCTGATGCTGGTAGATAGCGCCTGTGAAGCTGCCTTTCTCATGCCCAAATAATTCGGTGTTCAATAACTCCCGGGGCAAGGCACCACAATTTACCGAAATAAAGGGGCTTGTGCGGCGATTACTGAGGTCATGTATCATACGCGCCGCCAGTTCTTTTCCTGTACCGCTTTCACCGTATAGCAATACGGCTGCCTCCAAGGGTGCCACCTTTTGTATGGCGTTTTGCAGGTTGCGCGTTGCTTTTGAGAGGCCTACCATGTGACTGGTTTCGTTTAAATATTTCATCACCTTAGTAAATATTCTCCAAATGCTGAAAAGTTATAACCGCAGCTTCTTATCCTTTCCTAATAAAAAGAAGATCTAATCTATCTCATCATTTTAGGTAACCCACGAGGTAGTAGTAAATAAGGATTTACCCTAATTGCCGTTGGAAGGATTAATTTTTAACATTAGGGTATCTTGTACGCTTATGGAGGAATATTTGTGGCTGTTCAGGTTAGAGTTCGGTCGCTGAAAATATTTTCTAAAAACTTGAAAAATGATTATGGGTGGACTATAAATTTTTAAGCCTGCTCGTTAGGAAGCAGCTAAAAAGATTTTTATTATTGAGTAAATACAAAGGAGATAAAATTATGCCTGTTAATTGGGATCAAATTGAAGGTAATTGGAAACAATTCAAGGGCCACGTCAGACAGAAATGGGGCAAACTCACGGACGATGAGATTGATGAAGCTGCTGGTAATAAGGATATTCTGGCGGGTAAGATACAAGAACGTTACGGAATAGAAAGAGAAGAAGCAGAAAAAGAGGTAGAAGACTTTAAAAATAGTTTGTAGAGGAGATAAATTTTGTGGCGGCATGGTGGTATGCCGCCACTTTGTTAGTGTCATTTTTATAGGGCATCTTATCCAACTAAGCCATGCCCTTGATCGTATAAAGATGCCCGTCATTTAGGGCTGACAAGGTAGAAATCAGTAACCAGCATATTTCTGGATTTCTAGGGTAATAATGTTTGGTTCTACTTTTGTCATTCCCAGATGAGTTTATTATTCCTCGGGCTGTTGGTCCTAGGGATAGCTCCCCCGCGCTTATTTTCTAAGTTCGCTGTAAAAGTATTGCCTGCTCACCTGTGAATGCGAGCAACTTTTGCCCTATTTTTTTGTCTGCACGCATGCTTTATCTTCCACCGCAAAAAGGGTAACAGGATATAATTAATAGTCATAAACAGCACCGTATTGCGGAGGAACAAGCGATGTGGCTAGATGATAGAGAGGTTATGCTGGATGAAATTGTCCTTACATGTACGCATCTTGAGCGCGACTATCTAAGTTTGTTAAAACTTACCGAGGAGCCGATGCTAACTCACCTCTTTACTGAATTAGCAAATCAGCATGGAGACTGGGCAGAACAGTTGGAATCTCATATCCGTGAAATGGGAGAGCTACCGAGCGAACTCGATCCGGAAAGGCAGGCAGTAGAGGAGTTAATCACCTATGCCAAAGCAGCCCTATCCAGTCATGAACGGCATACTATTTTAAAAAATCAGAAAGAGAAAGAGGAAAAATTAAAACTACTGGCAAGAGGACTCCTGAAGCAGAAAACCCCTGATAGCACACAATTCCTACTACGCTATAT containing:
- a CDS encoding sigma-54 interaction domain-containing protein, which encodes MKYLNETSHMVGLSKATRNLQNAIQKVAPLEAAVLLYGESGTGKELAARMIHDLSNRRTSPFISVNCGALPRELLNTELFGHEKGSFTGAIYQHQGYFEQADGGTLLLDEITEMPLSFQVYLLRALETGTFRRVGGHQEIKTNPRVIATTNIDPWQAVERGKLRPDLFFRLAEFPLYLAPLRDRDEDAILLAHYFLESFNETYEENKRFTNDALQFISNNSWPGNVRELRHAIHHAFILANDEIDERKFHRGQWQSTPSYQDKLVYSLVGLSIEDIEKNLIPATLDHFKGDKKQTAQCLGISLKTLYNRLNLISEIDGKEDLNKVVNFSTKNSNAFLARESD
- a CDS encoding DUF2383 domain-containing protein, producing MLDEIVLTCTHLERDYLSLLKLTEEPMLTHLFTELANQHGDWAEQLESHIREMGELPSELDPERQAVEELITYAKAALSSHERHTILKNQKEKEEKLKLLARGLLKQKTPDSTQFLLRYIEKGVEKNQSRLLAARFRS
- a CDS encoding CsbD family protein; translation: MPVNWDQIEGNWKQFKGHVRQKWGKLTDDEIDEAAGNKDILAGKIQERYGIEREEAEKEVEDFKNSL
- the ftsH gene encoding ATP-dependent zinc metalloprotease FtsH, translated to MDNEKQASPPPAAPALNWRYLLWIILLGIFLMSWLANGGRQAGDEITYTEFKQALRQGKIAKVTLEGQHISGTYHEGSGNIQPESKESKGFSTMRPPFDDPELMKLLEQKGVTVQAESQEPSLWMQAIIGILPWFLILGLLFYVSYRMQQRMMGGGRGGGPFGFGKAPVKRFREGSIGVTFEDVAGVENAKRDLREIVDYLKEPGQFKAVGAKIPKGILLVGRPGTGKTLLARAVAGEAGVPFYSISGSDFIEMFVGVGAARVRDMFKAAKEEAPSILFIDEIDSVGRARGTGLGGGHDEREQTLNQILGEMDGFAAHENVVVLAATNRPDVLDPALLRPGRFDRKVVLDLPDKKARQRVLEVHTKNVPLAADVDLEQVARRTVGFSGADLANLVNEAALLTGRERKKQVDMDMFNLARDKIVLGAERETILGEEDKKLVAYHESGHALMAWLLPEADPLHQVSIIPRGMALGVTEQTPEEERHSLSRAYLLARLGVMLGGRVSEKIIFGDVTSGAESDLKQATQLARRMVCQWGMSDKIGPAFFPRGEEHVFLGRELAQQRDFSEQTAQVIDDEIRRILSEVEKKAENLLQKHRAKLEALAEALIEAETLSLEEVQRIFKNVKELPRERRNETAATGSG